A stretch of Arachis hypogaea cultivar Tifrunner chromosome 15, arahy.Tifrunner.gnm2.J5K5, whole genome shotgun sequence DNA encodes these proteins:
- the LOC112747214 gene encoding reticulon-like protein B9 produces the protein MAHNPSDSDNEITTTKRKLFEHDIHQVLGGREVADVLLWRNKKISAAILIGMTVIWFLFEVVEYNLVPLLCHISITIMLVLFIWSTMAQIFKWNAPNIPDIILQDYLFEDLATIFHRGFKQLLPMLHYISSGIDLPRFLLIIVSLYMLSVIGTYLSFVNLLYIGFLCMLTLPIMYERYEEEINNLVGNVIVDLRKKYKQFEKRYLSKIPRGSVKEKKRI, from the exons ATGGCTCACAATCCATCTGATTCTGATAATGAAATTACAACAACAAAGCGAAAGCTCTTTGAACATGATATACATCAAGTTCTTGGAGGAAGAGAAG TGGCAGATGTTTTGTtatggaggaacaagaaaatatcaGCTGCAATTTTGATTGGAATGACAGTGATATGGTTTCTATTTGAGGTTGTTGAGTACAATTTGGTGCCTCTGCTTTGTCACATTTCCATCACAATTATGCTTGTTCTGTTCATATGGTCAACTATGGCACAAATTTTCAAATG GAATGCACCCAATATCCCAGATATTATTTTACAGGATTACTTGTTTGAGGATCTTGCTACAATCTTCCACAGAGGATTCAAACAGTTATTACCAATGCTTCATTATATTTCAAGTGGAATTGACCTTCCAAGATTTCTCCtg ATCATTGTTAGTCTCTACATGTTGTCAGTGATTGGAACCTACCTCAGCTTTGTAAATCTGTTATACATTG gttttcTCTGCATGCTGACACTGCCAATTATGTATGAACGTTATGAGGAAGAAATCAACAACCTAGTTGGCAATGTCATAGTGGACCTTAGGAAAAAGTACAAACAGTTTGAGAAGAGATATCTCAGCAAAATTCCAAGAGGAtcagtaaaagaaaagaaaaggatatAA